AACCATGGACTTGCGTGGCGGTGATTTCCTCTCAACAGAATAATGCACATAACAGATTATTTAGAAAAGGCGGGCACAGTTCTATAGGATTTGTGCTCGGTCTTGTCCTTTCTATTTTTTTGATGTTTTGTGATTATCACTATAAATATTTGGACATGTTCCGAAGTGGTTTTTCTTTAATCGTTTCTCCTTTGCAATATGCCGTAGACTATCCTGTACGAGTAGTGGGATGGGTACAATCTCTGGTAAGCGCTAAAAAATCATTAATAGACGAGAACATGAGGCTGCGTTACCAGCAGACTATGCTGGAAGCCGAATTACAAAAATTATTAGCTATTCAAAACGAAAATTCACAACTCAAAAAATTATTACTTACTTCATCAAAAGCAGACATACGGGCGATGGCAGCACAAATCCTTGCAGTTGATACCAGTAATGCACGGCAAATTGTCGTCTTAAATAAAGGCAAACGTGATGGAGTTTATGCTGGACAGCCTGTGCTTGATGCTAAAGGTGTTATGGGACAAGTTATAGATGTTGGTCCAATGACCAGTACTGTGTTGTTAATTTCTGATTCGAAAAGCGCTGTTCCAGTGCGCAATAATCGCACAGGTGAACGTGCAATTCTTGTAGGTACTAATCGCCTGGAACAGTTATCTTTAATTAATTTACCTAAAACCTCATCGATTCATCCAGGCGATATATTAGTTACTTCAGGCCTCGGCGGGAGATATCCAGAGGGTTATCCAGTAGGACGAATATTGGTAGTGAACAGTATTCCGGGTGAGGATTTTGTTAAAGTAACCGTGAGTCCTATAGCCTTGCTTAATCGTAACAGGTTAGTACTATTAATCTGGCCTGATAGTGAGCAAGAGCAATTAACAACTCAGATTAATGAGCGTTTGAATGCAGAGGAGATTGGCTAGATGAATCTTCATTTACGTTTAGGAATCGGATTTATCTGCGCACTTATTTTATCTATATTGCCCATACCTGAATTAATTTCCGATTTTCGTCCAGCCTGGATCTTGCTTTTGGTTCTTTATATTGAATATTTTTTACCAGTCAATTTTAAGTTAACTACTTTATTAATTGTTGGTCTGCTTTTAGATGTATTGCTTTCCACAGTAATAGGAGAGCACTCATTTGCATTGCTGTTGGTAACCTGGATAGCCTCGACTAAATCAAGACGGTTTCAATTTTTTTCAATGATACAGCAAATTTTGCTAATCGGATTCTTTTGTCTTTGTTACCAGGCAGTTATTTGTTTTATTGATGCATTGCTAGGCTTTAATTACAGCTTATTCATGCCTTTTGCCTGTGCCTTACTAGGAATGTTTATTTGGCCGTGGATTCGTTTATTGGGTGATGGCTCATTAGCAACGCGATTGGTTTACCGTTGATTTATATCGAGCAGCTCATACTCTCCAGGTTGCAGTTTATCTAACTCCCATTCGCCAATTTTGTGTCGTACCAATCGTAACGTTGGGAATCCAATTGCTGCTGTCATTTTTCTTACCTGATGATTTTTCCCTTCTTTTAATATGATTTCTATCCAACTGGTTGGAATGGTTTGTCTTATTCGTATGGGAGGATTGCGTGGCCAGAGTAATGGCTCATCGATTAAATGAGCTTCGGCGGGAAGAAAAGAAACATCTTTAAGATTCAAGCCTTTTCTTAAGATTTGAAGATGATCTTCAGAAGGAACCCCTTCAACCTGAACCCAATAATATTTTTTCTTATTAAATTTGGGATGACTTAACCGATGTTGAAATGCTCCATCGTTAGTAAGTAATAATAATCCCTCGCTGTTTTTATCCAGGCGCCCAGCTGGATAAAAATCAGGTATCTTAATATACTCCGCGAGAGTTTGCTCTTGAACTTCTCCTGAGAATTGGGTAAGAACACCATAAGGTTTATTAAACAAAATCAATTGAGTCATATACTTCGGTTAATAAAAAATTTAGAGTGTTAATAGTAGAATGAATAGTTATTTTGAGCAAATATAAGGGAAGGGATTAGGTATATTTGTTTTTTAAAGTCGACCACTATACAATGGCACAAATTTACTCTTTATGTTGAAATTTATTCATGAAACATCTGGTGCTTCTCTTATTATGTTTAACTCAAGTGAGTTGTGCGTTAAACCATAAAGTAATGGTTGGCGATGAGCAGGTAGTAATTCAACAAATAACTGGAAAAGGTAAAAACTTTGTCCATGTGCACCATAACGAACAAACGGCTTTAAAGGCTGCGAAAGCAGTAATCCGCAAGGAAGGGGGAAGTCTTATAACTCTAGTCCATTCTGGTGGTCGGAATATAGTGTTTCATTTAAATAATATACGTTATGAATTTGATCCTAATCGAATTTATACGGATAAAGGAATTAAAAAAACACTAACCCAATTTGGTTCATA
The sequence above is drawn from the Legionella antarctica genome and encodes:
- the mreC gene encoding rod shape-determining protein MreC; amino-acid sequence: MISSQQNNAHNRLFRKGGHSSIGFVLGLVLSIFLMFCDYHYKYLDMFRSGFSLIVSPLQYAVDYPVRVVGWVQSLVSAKKSLIDENMRLRYQQTMLEAELQKLLAIQNENSQLKKLLLTSSKADIRAMAAQILAVDTSNARQIVVLNKGKRDGVYAGQPVLDAKGVMGQVIDVGPMTSTVLLISDSKSAVPVRNNRTGERAILVGTNRLEQLSLINLPKTSSIHPGDILVTSGLGGRYPEGYPVGRILVVNSIPGEDFVKVTVSPIALLNRNRLVLLIWPDSEQEQLTTQINERLNAEEIG
- a CDS encoding pseudouridine synthase, giving the protein MTQLILFNKPYGVLTQFSGEVQEQTLAEYIKIPDFYPAGRLDKNSEGLLLLTNDGAFQHRLSHPKFNKKKYYWVQVEGVPSEDHLQILRKGLNLKDVSFLPAEAHLIDEPLLWPRNPPIRIRQTIPTSWIEIILKEGKNHQVRKMTAAIGFPTLRLVRHKIGEWELDKLQPGEYELLDINQR
- the mreD gene encoding rod shape-determining protein MreD, whose translation is MNLHLRLGIGFICALILSILPIPELISDFRPAWILLLVLYIEYFLPVNFKLTTLLIVGLLLDVLLSTVIGEHSFALLLVTWIASTKSRRFQFFSMIQQILLIGFFCLCYQAVICFIDALLGFNYSLFMPFACALLGMFIWPWIRLLGDGSLATRLVYR